One genomic window of Bacillus mycoides includes the following:
- a CDS encoding helix-turn-helix transcriptional regulator encodes MKEESEESSMDHHSYTTEEVAKRLKVSKLTVYDLIKKGELPSYRVGRQMRIDAADLEQYIKQMKTGKVQFTSVKKDEISSSNTRIISGQELTLDMLAKHIENRLPNSNILRAYQGSLTSLVKMYQGEGSVVSLHLFDGETGTYNVPYVKRILVGQPYIMINLLARNVGFYVQKGNPQNIKTWADLAQSSIRFVNREKGSGIRVLVDEQLRIQKLSKDINGYEWEESNHLGVASQVANGKADVGVGSEKFSQIMNVDFIPIMKEQYDLVLLKNKENEELIEVIKGILQSEEFHNELKAIGGYDISKTGQIIYETN; translated from the coding sequence ACAACGGAAGAAGTAGCAAAGCGATTAAAAGTATCAAAATTAACTGTATACGACCTAATTAAAAAAGGAGAACTTCCTTCTTATAGGGTTGGTAGACAAATGCGTATTGATGCAGCGGATTTAGAACAATATATCAAGCAAATGAAAACAGGTAAGGTGCAATTTACTTCTGTAAAGAAGGACGAAATTAGTAGTTCGAATACACGCATCATTAGTGGTCAAGAACTAACGTTAGATATGTTGGCAAAACATATAGAAAATCGTCTACCAAATTCGAATATATTAAGAGCATATCAAGGTAGTTTAACGAGTTTAGTGAAGATGTACCAAGGAGAAGGAAGCGTCGTTAGTTTGCATTTATTTGATGGCGAAACAGGTACATATAATGTTCCTTACGTAAAACGTATTTTAGTTGGACAACCATATATTATGATTAATTTATTAGCGAGAAATGTTGGATTTTATGTGCAAAAAGGGAATCCACAAAATATAAAAACATGGGCTGATTTAGCTCAGTCATCTATACGATTTGTAAATCGAGAAAAAGGTTCTGGTATTAGGGTGTTAGTGGATGAGCAATTGCGAATTCAAAAATTAAGTAAAGATATTAACGGGTATGAATGGGAAGAATCGAATCATCTTGGTGTTGCCTCGCAAGTCGCGAATGGAAAAGCTGATGTTGGGGTAGGTTCAGAAAAGTTTTCCCAAATTATGAACGTAGACTTTATTCCGATAATGAAAGAGCAGTATGATTTAGTACTTCTGAAGAATAAAGAAAATGAGGAACTTATTGAGGTTATAAAAGGGATTTTGCAATCTGAAGAGTTTCACAATGAATTAAAAGCAATTGGTGGATATGATATAAGCAAAACAGGCCAAATTATATATGAAACAAACTAA